A single window of Nicotiana sylvestris chromosome 3, ASM39365v2, whole genome shotgun sequence DNA harbors:
- the LOC138887483 gene encoding uncharacterized protein, producing the protein MEKVKIIKKRLKIAQSRQKSYSDIRRRDLEFKEDDWVFLKVSPMKGIMRFGKKGKLSLRYIRPYKIIQRIGQVAYKLELPPEMSLVHPVFYVSMLKKVVGDLSTIMPVETIEINEELSYEEIPVAILDRQVRKLRNKEIASVKVLWRN; encoded by the coding sequence atggagaaagtcaaaatTATTAAGAAAAGGTTGAAAattgctcagagtcgccaaaagtcttattcggacattcgtcgtagagatttagagttcaaagaagatgattgggtatttttgaaggtttcccccatgaagggtatcatgcggtttggaaagaaaggaaaattgagtctgaGGTATATCAGACCGTacaaaatcattcagaggattggtcaggtggcatacaagctcgagctgccacccgagatgtcattggtacacccagtcttctatgtgtctatgttgaagaaggtagtgggagatctgTCCACTATTATGCCAGTTGAAACCATTGAGATTAATGAAGAACTGTcgtatgaagaaattccagttgccattcttgataggcaggtccgaaagttgagaaacaaagaaattgcctccgtgaaagtgttatggagAAACTAG